The Tepidibacter aestuarii genome contains a region encoding:
- a CDS encoding DMT family transporter, whose translation MKQSNITGQLLVLMAAILWGTTGSAQAFAPENANPIVIGAIRMAIGGTVLFFMAIIKGSFKTKLELNKKLLLMASICMAFYQPLFFSGVSRTGVALGTVLAIGSAPVFSGIIEYFMGKNLSRRWIIATIVSIVGCVLLFSGQDSMNMNIFGSILSLGAGLSYAVYVRVSQKLFLDSPRDSVNGLVFLISAAMLSPILFMNDLSWAVTTRGIMVTLHLGIVTTALAYTLFAYGLINISTPEAVTLTLAEPLTAAILGVVVFNEKLTVISIIGVLLLFCGLIVNSYSEKINDENKE comes from the coding sequence ATGAAACAGTCTAATATAACAGGACAGTTATTAGTACTAATGGCAGCGATATTATGGGGAACAACAGGTTCTGCACAGGCTTTTGCTCCAGAAAATGCGAACCCAATTGTAATTGGTGCAATTCGTATGGCAATAGGTGGAACCGTTTTGTTTTTTATGGCAATAATAAAGGGTTCATTTAAAACTAAACTAGAACTAAATAAAAAATTACTACTAATGGCATCTATATGTATGGCTTTTTATCAACCACTTTTCTTTTCTGGGGTATCAAGAACAGGTGTTGCACTTGGTACTGTTTTAGCAATAGGAAGTGCACCTGTTTTCTCAGGTATTATTGAATATTTTATGGGGAAGAATCTTAGTAGAAGATGGATTATAGCCACCATAGTATCTATTGTTGGATGCGTTTTGCTTTTTAGTGGGCAAGATTCTATGAATATGAATATATTTGGTTCAATTTTATCATTAGGCGCGGGGTTATCGTATGCAGTATATGTAAGGGTATCTCAAAAATTATTTCTAGATTCACCGAGAGATTCAGTTAATGGATTGGTATTTTTGATAAGTGCAGCTATGTTATCGCCAATTTTATTTATGAATGACTTAAGTTGGGCAGTAACAACACGTGGAATTATGGTAACACTACATTTGGGAATAGTGACAACAGCTTTAGCGTATACCCTATTTGCATATGGGCTTATTAATATATCAACTCCTGAAGCGGTTACCTTAACACTAGCAGAACCACTTACAGCAGCTATACTTGGAGTTGTGGTTTTTAATGAAAAACTAACAGTTATTTCTATAATAGGTGTTTTACTTTTATTCTGTGGACTAATTGTAAATTCTTATTCTGAAAAGATAAATGATGAAAATAAAGAATAA
- a CDS encoding NUDIX domain-containing protein, translating into MNKYPEPTVGAVIFNPEGKILLCKSNKWNDQYVIPGGHIELGEKMEDALKREILEETGLHIYDIKLISLKESVYSDTFHEKKHFIFIDYQCKTDSINVQLNDEADAYEWVDLEEIENYDLGGFVKELLLKLKNKKQAINNVDIFYNY; encoded by the coding sequence ATGAACAAATATCCAGAACCTACTGTTGGCGCTGTGATTTTCAATCCAGAGGGAAAAATCCTTCTTTGCAAATCAAATAAATGGAATGACCAGTATGTGATACCTGGTGGACATATTGAACTAGGTGAGAAAATGGAAGATGCTTTAAAAAGAGAAATATTAGAAGAAACTGGACTACATATATATGATATTAAACTAATTAGTTTGAAAGAAAGTGTATATAGTGATACATTCCATGAGAAAAAACATTTCATATTCATTGATTATCAATGCAAAACAGACTCAATCAATGTCCAGTTAAATGATGAGGCAGATGCTTATGAATGGGTAGATTTAGAAGAAATTGAGAATTATGATTTAGGTGGATTTGTAAAGGAGTTATTGCTTAAATTGAAGAATAAGAAACAAGCAATAAATAATGTAGACATATTTTATAATTATTAA
- a CDS encoding tRNA-binding protein — MVTFENFIKLDIRVGEITEVEFFEKAKKPAYKLWVDFGNEIGIKKSSAQITECYKKEELIGKQVLGVVNFPPRQIADFMSEVLVLGVYGTQGVVLIQPEQPVKNGDRLG, encoded by the coding sequence ATGGTTACTTTTGAAAATTTTATAAAATTGGACATTAGAGTTGGCGAAATTACAGAAGTAGAGTTTTTCGAAAAAGCAAAGAAACCGGCTTATAAATTATGGGTTGACTTTGGTAATGAAATTGGAATAAAGAAATCAAGTGCTCAAATTACTGAATGCTACAAAAAAGAAGAACTCATAGGCAAGCAAGTATTAGGAGTGGTAAACTTTCCACCAAGACAAATTGCTGATTTTATGTCGGAGGTATTAGTATTAGGAGTTTATGGTACACAAGGAGTGGTATTAATTCAACCAGAACAGCCTGTTAAAAATGGTGATAGATTAGGTTAA
- a CDS encoding Hsp20/alpha crystallin family protein — protein MFGLTPFNRNSVQKRNGNFVDFYNIIDDFFNDAYFPVRNLQDDTFKMDVKETSKEYLIEAEVPGLKKEEINVDYNDNRLLISVQKDEQINEEKGNYIHKERRSSEMRRSVYLKDVKRDSITAKLENGILKITAPKTEIIENRYKIEIE, from the coding sequence ATGTTTGGATTAACACCTTTTAATCGTAATTCTGTTCAAAAAAGAAATGGTAATTTTGTTGATTTCTATAACATAATTGATGACTTTTTTAATGATGCTTATTTTCCAGTAAGAAATCTTCAAGATGATACATTTAAAATGGATGTCAAGGAAACTAGTAAAGAATATTTGATTGAAGCTGAAGTTCCTGGATTAAAAAAAGAAGAAATAAATGTAGATTATAATGACAATAGACTATTAATATCTGTTCAAAAAGATGAACAAATCAACGAAGAAAAAGGTAACTATATTCACAAAGAAAGAAGATCAAGTGAGATGAGAAGATCTGTCTATTTAAAAGATGTTAAAAGAGATAGTATAACTGCAAAACTTGAAAATGGTATTCTTAAAATTACCGCCCCCAAAACAGAAATTATTGAAAATAGATATAAAATAGAAATTGAGTAA
- a CDS encoding YjjG family noncanonical pyrimidine nucleotidase, protein MKYEIIIFDADETLFDFKKSEREALKNTILEFDIEYDENHHLKVYKEINTAIWKELEDGLITQKKLKAERFKRLSDKLKVEFNEFEFAKSYMKHLSFGSFLYDDSIDLVESLNKDYRLTIITNGLKDVQDNRIRKSIIAKYFEDIVVSEEVEVSKPDPKIFEHALNNIKHTDKSKVLIVGDSLTSDIQGGINFGIDTCWFNPNKVINKTKIKPTYEISNLIELKDILEQ, encoded by the coding sequence ATGAAGTACGAGATTATAATATTTGATGCAGATGAGACTTTATTTGATTTTAAGAAATCTGAGAGAGAGGCTCTTAAAAATACTATACTAGAATTTGATATAGAATATGATGAAAATCATCATTTAAAAGTATATAAGGAAATAAATACGGCTATATGGAAAGAGCTTGAGGATGGACTTATTACTCAGAAAAAATTAAAAGCTGAAAGGTTTAAAAGACTATCAGATAAATTAAAAGTTGAATTTAATGAATTTGAATTTGCTAAATCATATATGAAACATTTATCTTTTGGATCATTTTTATATGATGATAGCATAGACCTTGTAGAAAGTCTGAATAAAGATTATAGACTTACTATAATAACCAACGGTCTTAAAGATGTCCAAGATAATAGAATAAGGAAATCTATTATAGCAAAATACTTTGAGGATATAGTAGTATCAGAGGAGGTTGAGGTATCAAAGCCTGATCCGAAAATATTTGAACATGCTTTAAACAATATAAAGCATACTGATAAGAGCAAGGTTTTAATAGTAGGAGATAGTTTAACATCTGATATACAAGGAGGAATAAATTTCGGTATAGATACATGTTGGTTTAATCCTAATAAGGTTATAAATAAAACTAAAATAAAACCTACTTATGAGATTTCTAATTTAATAGAGCTTAAGGATATACTTGAACAATAG
- a CDS encoding DMT family transporter, whose protein sequence is MIYILLSFLAGITIVINMMLNGKLAKREGMINGVIINYLMGIISSIILCGIMMESIPSFLNIKSIPLPYFIGGFIGVLTTYMSNIIVPKIPAVYIVILRFIGQILTSAIIDYIYLDIFSKGKVIGGAIFLIGLILNAKADNNYELGNLRLS, encoded by the coding sequence ATGATATATATATTATTATCGTTTCTAGCTGGAATAACAATAGTTATAAATATGATGTTAAATGGAAAGCTTGCTAAAAGAGAAGGCATGATAAATGGAGTTATTATAAACTATTTAATGGGTATAATATCTTCTATTATATTGTGTGGTATTATGATGGAGTCTATCCCATCTTTCTTGAATATAAAATCTATTCCACTACCATATTTTATAGGAGGTTTTATAGGAGTTTTAACAACATATATGTCTAATATTATAGTTCCTAAAATACCAGCGGTTTATATAGTTATACTTCGATTTATAGGACAAATACTTACAAGTGCTATTATAGATTATATATACTTGGATATTTTTTCTAAAGGGAAGGTAATCGGTGGAGCTATATTTCTTATAGGACTTATATTGAATGCAAAAGCTGATAACAATTATGAACTAGGGAATCTTAGATTAAGCTAG
- a CDS encoding helix-turn-helix domain-containing protein: MESNSLLCETRTYTQISYTHNHLYAQLILPLQGSLSIKTDNHELNLDEKHLFFLPPKCSHSFHSDNINKFLVLDIPRKINLAPSRDIFKHELHQVIDDRWKAIRYLLQEETQRSNKRGLGDLVNYACSFLTEELKPISIQYIHKNLEKPISLQELAAIENFNISYYIEWFNKKTGMTPNAYIQKLRLEKAKEYLVGTELSLLMISQLVGYEQQSSLTRLFKNHESISPSDYRKIYREMGKISPV; the protein is encoded by the coding sequence ATGGAATCAAATAGTTTATTATGCGAAACAAGGACTTATACACAAATATCTTATACACATAATCATTTGTATGCTCAGTTGATACTGCCACTACAGGGCAGTTTATCTATAAAAACAGATAATCATGAACTAAACTTAGATGAAAAACATTTGTTTTTTCTTCCACCTAAATGTTCTCATTCGTTCCACTCTGATAATATAAATAAGTTTTTAGTACTTGATATTCCAAGAAAAATCAACCTAGCTCCATCAAGAGATATATTTAAACATGAACTGCATCAGGTTATTGATGATAGATGGAAAGCTATAAGATATCTTTTGCAAGAAGAAACACAAAGGTCAAACAAAAGAGGTTTAGGAGATTTAGTAAACTATGCATGTAGTTTTCTAACAGAGGAATTAAAACCAATTTCTATACAGTATATCCATAAAAATCTTGAGAAACCTATATCACTTCAAGAATTGGCAGCAATTGAAAATTTTAATATATCTTACTATATTGAATGGTTCAACAAAAAAACTGGTATGACACCAAATGCATATATTCAAAAACTAAGACTAGAAAAAGCTAAAGAATATTTAGTGGGTACAGAATTAAGTTTACTTATGATTTCGCAACTTGTTGGATATGAGCAACAGTCATCACTCACGAGATTATTTAAAAATCATGAATCTATATCACCAAGTGATTATCGAAAAATATACCGAGAAATGGGTAAAATATCCCCAGTTTAA